A section of the Hyalangium minutum genome encodes:
- a CDS encoding serine/threonine-protein kinase produces MTTPASAVSRFLENHMRRDAQARETSVAGYMAGLAAGCLVAVGALGPYMGWGLTKALLSLVGVLCVYYTIIWRALRAGWFHPAIHWLNVAIEVSIPSVVLAFDLRFQGAAYALTAPTLVIWGTLVVLAALRTQPLLALVAGALAAVEYLVLYFFFVMPLLPEEPLLTLKPPFIMMRSVFLLSSGVATAILARHFMRKTEQALAALREQEVMGKYMLHERIGSGGMAEVYRATYSPEGGFEKQVALKRILPSYADDAEFVSLFRREAELCSTLHHPNIVQVFDLGRHGNTYFLAMEFVDGLPLSTVLRGLNWQGLPVSAVTFLGAELAAALDYLHRRTGKYGEPLHLIHRDVNPPNVLISRGGEVKLSDFGIARDTARAQLTVAGNIRGKLGYMSPEQAYGKPIDGRTDLFALGLTLHEALTGQRLLLGQDEAGLMMAAVSQELLPPSHVRPDVPPELDAVVMGLLDRDMNKRTPTGEEVRHQLLALTGEAAPYPQGQLTLARATQVAMAHVQQHHSGSLSGPHSSPSASGQVLVRSG; encoded by the coding sequence ATGACCACGCCCGCGTCCGCAGTCTCCCGCTTCCTCGAGAACCACATGCGCCGGGATGCCCAGGCGCGAGAGACGTCCGTCGCGGGCTACATGGCGGGGTTGGCGGCGGGGTGCCTGGTGGCGGTGGGAGCGCTGGGCCCGTACATGGGCTGGGGGCTGACGAAGGCGCTGCTGTCGCTGGTGGGCGTGCTGTGCGTCTACTACACCATCATCTGGCGGGCGCTTCGGGCCGGCTGGTTCCACCCGGCGATCCACTGGCTGAACGTGGCCATCGAGGTGAGCATCCCGTCGGTGGTGCTGGCGTTCGACTTGCGGTTCCAGGGCGCGGCGTACGCGCTCACGGCGCCCACACTGGTCATCTGGGGCACGCTGGTGGTGCTGGCAGCGCTGAGAACCCAGCCGTTGCTGGCGTTGGTGGCGGGGGCGCTGGCGGCCGTCGAGTACCTGGTGCTGTATTTCTTCTTCGTGATGCCGCTGCTGCCGGAGGAGCCGCTGCTCACGCTGAAGCCGCCGTTCATCATGATGCGCTCGGTGTTCCTGCTGAGCTCAGGAGTGGCGACGGCGATCCTGGCGCGGCACTTCATGCGGAAGACGGAGCAGGCGCTCGCGGCGCTGCGGGAGCAAGAGGTGATGGGCAAGTACATGCTGCACGAGCGGATTGGCTCGGGCGGTATGGCGGAGGTGTACCGGGCGACGTACAGCCCGGAGGGTGGCTTCGAGAAGCAGGTGGCGCTGAAGCGCATTCTGCCGTCGTACGCGGATGACGCGGAGTTCGTGTCGTTGTTCCGGCGGGAGGCGGAGCTGTGCTCGACGCTGCACCACCCGAACATCGTGCAGGTGTTCGACTTGGGGCGGCACGGGAACACGTACTTCCTGGCGATGGAGTTCGTGGATGGGCTGCCGCTGAGCACGGTGCTGCGAGGGTTGAACTGGCAGGGGCTGCCGGTGAGCGCGGTGACATTCCTGGGAGCGGAGCTGGCGGCGGCGCTGGACTACCTGCACCGGCGCACGGGGAAGTACGGCGAGCCGCTGCACTTGATCCACCGGGATGTGAACCCGCCGAACGTGCTGATCTCTCGGGGCGGCGAGGTGAAGCTGTCGGACTTCGGCATCGCTCGGGATACGGCGCGGGCGCAGCTGACGGTGGCGGGGAACATTCGCGGCAAGCTGGGGTACATGTCGCCGGAGCAGGCGTACGGCAAGCCGATCGACGGACGGACGGACCTGTTCGCGCTGGGCCTCACGCTGCACGAGGCGCTCACGGGCCAGCGGCTGCTGCTGGGGCAGGACGAGGCCGGGCTGATGATGGCGGCGGTGTCCCAGGAGCTGCTGCCCCCCTCGCACGTGCGCCCCGACGTGCCGCCGGAGCTGGACGCGGTGGTGATGGGGCTGCTGGATCGGGACATGAACAAGCGCACACCCACGGGGGAGGAGGTGCGGCACCAGCTGCTGGCACTGACGGGCGAGGCGGCACCCTACCCGCAGGGGCAGCTGACGCTGGCGCGGGCAACCCAGGTGGCCATGGCCCACGTGCAGCAGCACCACTCTGGCTCGCTGTCGGGTCCGCACTCCTCACCCAGCGCGTCGGGACAAGTGCTGGTGCGCTCGGGGTGA
- a CDS encoding metallophosphoesterase produces MPAAAILRYLLFFSIMGTLSVGAHVYLYRRIFRDTSGHPGWRKAGVVAMAAMCLLMLGSRMLTFVLPEDLASALATVGWAWMGTAVYLMLAFWVLGGVRVVHAWIQRWRSSTAAPAATATTPSPAPAEAPAHTLVSPERRQFLARATAGGALLATSGVVGYGTWRAFHQPAVNRIAVRLPGLPKALDGFTLVQLSDVHVGPVIQRRFMDAVVAQCNALKPDLMVITGDLVDGSVSELGHSVAALANLRSRHGTFFVTGNHEYYSGDEEWTDALERMGIGVLRNRYVRIGEPSASFDLVGVDDWGAARSGYDKRYDLAQAVAGRDPERPSVLLAHQPANWREAAKAGIGLQLSGHTHGGQFFPFNLAISAIWEFDAGHFQENGRHLYVSRGTGFWGPPVRVAAPPEIVHVTLLS; encoded by the coding sequence ATGCCCGCCGCCGCCATCCTGCGTTACCTCCTCTTCTTCAGCATCATGGGCACCCTCTCGGTGGGGGCCCACGTCTACCTGTACCGGCGCATCTTCCGAGACACGTCCGGGCACCCGGGCTGGCGCAAGGCGGGCGTGGTGGCCATGGCGGCGATGTGCTTGCTCATGCTGGGCTCGCGGATGCTCACGTTCGTGCTCCCCGAGGACCTCGCGAGCGCCCTGGCCACCGTGGGCTGGGCCTGGATGGGCACCGCCGTCTACCTGATGCTGGCCTTCTGGGTGCTCGGCGGCGTGCGGGTGGTGCACGCGTGGATCCAGCGCTGGCGCTCGTCGACAGCCGCCCCTGCCGCCACCGCCACGACTCCCTCCCCTGCTCCCGCCGAGGCCCCCGCGCACACCCTCGTGTCTCCGGAGCGGCGCCAGTTCCTCGCCCGGGCCACTGCGGGAGGCGCCCTGCTCGCTACCTCCGGCGTCGTGGGATACGGCACCTGGCGTGCCTTCCACCAGCCGGCCGTCAACCGCATCGCGGTCCGGCTGCCGGGGCTGCCCAAGGCGCTCGATGGCTTCACGTTGGTGCAGCTCAGCGACGTCCACGTGGGCCCCGTCATCCAGCGCCGCTTCATGGACGCTGTCGTCGCGCAGTGCAACGCGCTCAAGCCGGACCTGATGGTCATCACTGGAGACTTGGTGGACGGCAGCGTGTCCGAGCTGGGCCACTCGGTGGCGGCCCTCGCCAACCTGCGCAGCCGCCACGGCACCTTCTTCGTCACCGGCAACCACGAGTACTACTCCGGCGACGAAGAGTGGACCGACGCGCTGGAGCGCATGGGCATCGGCGTGTTGCGCAACCGTTACGTGCGCATCGGCGAGCCGAGTGCCTCCTTTGATCTGGTCGGCGTGGATGACTGGGGCGCGGCCCGCTCGGGCTATGACAAGCGCTACGATTTGGCTCAGGCCGTGGCGGGGAGAGACCCAGAGCGTCCCTCGGTGCTCCTGGCGCACCAGCCCGCCAACTGGCGCGAGGCCGCGAAGGCGGGCATCGGCCTTCAGCTCTCCGGACACACGCATGGGGGGCAGTTCTTCCCCTTCAACCTGGCCATTTCCGCCATCTGGGAGTTCGACGCGGGCCATTTCCAGGAGAATGGGCGCCACCTCTATGTCAGCCGGGGAACCGGTTTCTGGGGTCCCCCCGTGCGCGTGGCGGCGCCTCCCGAGATTGTCCACGTGACGCTGCTCTCGTGA
- a CDS encoding TetR/AcrR family transcriptional regulator, giving the protein MGKEPAKREIKQERAARTRVEILEAAITLFARRGFLATTMAELAKAIRMTPGALYWHFPTKEDLLLAAIDELHERYLKEFVDLLAEQRSLPAREQIIRFMNRTSQFLRYHREHGIFFGMVAAESAESNERVAEALREKLNIYVHVLAGIIRYGQKKQEFRTDLEPIQTAHAMMGSYIGLLTYQNLFRATVTYDPVVAALDTLLVNGFNPPKE; this is encoded by the coding sequence ATGGGCAAGGAACCTGCGAAGCGGGAGATCAAGCAAGAGCGCGCAGCACGCACCCGGGTGGAGATTCTCGAAGCAGCCATCACCCTCTTCGCGCGGCGGGGCTTCCTGGCAACAACGATGGCGGAGCTGGCCAAGGCCATCCGCATGACACCCGGCGCCCTCTACTGGCACTTCCCCACCAAGGAAGATCTGCTCCTGGCGGCCATCGACGAGCTGCATGAGCGCTACCTCAAGGAGTTCGTGGACCTGCTCGCCGAGCAGCGCTCCCTGCCCGCGCGCGAGCAGATCATCCGCTTCATGAACCGCACCTCGCAGTTCCTGCGCTACCACCGCGAGCACGGCATCTTCTTTGGCATGGTGGCCGCCGAGTCCGCCGAGTCCAACGAGCGCGTGGCCGAGGCCCTGCGCGAGAAGCTGAACATCTACGTCCACGTGCTGGCCGGCATCATCCGCTACGGGCAGAAGAAGCAGGAGTTCCGCACGGACCTGGAGCCAATCCAGACCGCTCACGCCATGATGGGCAGCTACATCGGCCTGCTCACCTACCAGAACCTGTTCCGCGCCACGGTGACGTACGATCCCGTCGTGGCCGCCCTGGACACGCTCCTGGTCAATGGCTTCAACCCGCCCAAGGAGTAG